CGAGCAGCGCCCCGCCGCCCCTCATCAAGGGGAACGTCTTGGCCATCCCGGTAAAGTCCGTGATCAGATCCACCGCCGAAGGGTATGCGGTGACGGGTCTAGCTCCCCGCCTGTGAGACGCTGAAGGAGAATGTCCGGCGCGTGGCGTCGACCGAGTTCTGGGAGTTCTGCTGACCACACACGACGCGGTGCGCGAACCTTTCGTCGGATCGACGCGGCTGCGGCTGGCCGGCCTGGCGCTGCACGCCTACACCGCGAGCGGCACCGTGCTCGCGCTGCTGATCGTGATCGCGGCCATCGACGGCGACGCCGTTCGGGCGCTGTGGCTGATGCTGGCCGCGCTGGTGATCGACGGCACCGACGGCATGCTGGCCCGCCGGCTGCGGGTCAAGGAGACGATCCCGTGGTTCGACGGCGCGATGCTGGACAACATCGTCGACTACCTGACCTATGCCTTCGCCCCGATCGTCCTGCTGTGGACCGGCGGGTACCTGCCGTCCGGCTCGTGGGGCGCGGTGCTCGCGGCGCTGCCGTTGCTTGCGTCCAGTTACCAGTTCTGCCGGGTCGACGCGAAGACCGACGACCACTTCTTCCTCGGCTTCCCCAGCTACTGGAACGTGGTCGCCTTCTATGTGGTGATCCTCGGGCTGAGCCCGTTCGCGACCGGCGTGATCCTGGTGACCTGCTCGATCCTGGTCTTCGTCCCGGTGAAGTACGTCTACCCCTCGCGGACCAAGGTGTTCCGGTCGATGAACCTGCTGACCACCGCGATCTGGCTCGGTTCGTACGCCGTACTGCTGGCGCAGATGCCCGACCCGAACCCGGCCGTCGTCGCGCTGTCGATGGCGTACCTGGTCTACTACGGCGGGCTCAGCCTGTACCTGACCTTCTGGGCGCCGCGGCGGAAGGCAGCCTGAGTAGTGCTGCTCGGTCTGGGAGCCGCGCTCGGGGCGGCCGTGCTGTTCGGCGTCGCCGCGATCCTGCAGGCGGTCGGCTCCCGCAAGGTGCCGACCGGGTCCGAGCTGGATCCGCGACGGCTGGCGGGGTTCGTGATCGCCCTGCTCAAGCAGCCGGCCTTCCTGGCGGCATTGGTGCTGAACCTGGTCGGGTTCGGGCTGCATTTCGTGGCGCTGCGGTTGCTGCCGCTCTACCTCGCGCAGGCAGGGATCGCGGCGAGTCTCGTCGTCACGGCGTTGCTGGCGACCCGGTTGATGGCGGACCAGCTGTCGGCGATCGAGTGGTCCGCGGTGGTCGCGGTCTGCGTCGGCCTCGGCGCGCTCGCGGTGTCGTCCGGTGACGCGGGCGAGGCCGCACGGCATCACGGGCTGACGATCGGGCTGATCGTCGGGCTGGTCGCGATCGCGGTGATCGGTGCGGTGGTGTCGCGGTCGCAGCACGCCAGCGCGACCGCCGTCCTCGGACTGCTCGCCGGGCTCGGGTACGCCGGGGTTGCCATCTCGGCGCGGATGCTCGACGACGGATCGCTGGGCGCGTTGCTGGGCAGCCCCACGACGTACACGCTGCCGGTGAGTGGTGGGCTCGCGTTCGTCCTGTACTCACTGGCGTTGCAGCGCGGGTCGGTGACGCTGGCGACGACGCCGATGATTGCGTTGCAGACGATCGCGCCGGCGGCGGTCGGAGTCTTCGTGCTGGACGACGCCGTACGGTCCGGTTGGGGCCTTGCCGCGATCGGCGGCTTCGTGCTGACAGCGATCGGAGCGCTGATCCTCGTCCGCTTCGAGTCGGTGAAGGACACTAGCGAGTCGGCCACTTCCACGGAGGCTCGTCCAGCAGGCCCTGACCCGCGATAGCGGTCTGGCCGAAGTCCTTCACGAGCTCGATCGTGCGCAGGTCCTGGCCGGTCTCGTCGGCGCCGGCTTGTAGCGCGGCCAGGAACGGGCGGGAGTGCGTCACCAGGATCACCTGGGTCTCCTTGGCCGCCGTGTTGACGAGATTCGCCAACGCGGGCAGGAGATCGGGGTGCAAGCTCGTCTCGGGCTCGTTGAGGACGAGCAGCTCGGGCGGCCGCGGAGTGAGCAGCGCGGCGACCCAGAGCAGGTAGCGCAGGGTGCCGTCGGACAACTCGGCGGCGGCCAGCGGCCTCAGGAGTCCGTGCTGCCGGAAGACGATCTCGAACCGGCCCGACCTGTTGCCGATCGCCACGCTGCTTCCGGGGAACGCCTGGTCGATGGCTTGGTTGAGCGCGTCCCGCGCACCGATCTGGTTGATCGTCTCCAGCGCCGCCGCCAGGTCGGCGCCCTCGGCATCGAGCACCGGCGTCCGCGTCCCGATCCGCGACCGCCGCGCGGGCGCGTCGGCGTCGGTGCGCAGGTGGTCGTAGAACCGCCAGCTCCGGATCCTCTCCCGGACCGCCATCAACTCCGGCGCCCGGTGCGGATCGGCGTACTCGCTGAGCATGCTGTCGAACGACTGCAGCTGGTATCCACCGTCGATCCACCCGCCGTCCTCGTCCCGGATCCGTACGGCGCTGTTGCGGCGGTCCACCAGCAACGACGCCGGCCGGAAGAACGGCCCCGCCCACAAGGCCTCCCGCTTGATCTCCGGATCCTGCCCGAACGGCCCACCCATGGTCGGCATCCCGAAGTCCACGGCGTACCCGTAGTCCTCCGACGCGAACCCCATCCGCAAACTCACCGGCCCGGTCCCGACCGTCCCCTGCACGGGGTACTCGCCTCGCCGTACGGCCTTGCCCAGGACGTCGGGCCCGGCCCAGAGCGTGCTCTGCAGCCCGCCTTCTCTGGCGAGCGCCGCCACCGCGCCGTTCCGCGAAGCATCCGCCAGCAACCTGAGCGCCCGATAGAGGCTGGACTTCCCACTCCCGTTGGCCCCCGTCACCACATTCACCCGCCCCAACGGCACCACCACCCGCCGCAAGGACCGATAACTCTCCACCGCCAACGTCGTGAGCATGCCGCCACGCTACAAACTCCCACCGACAACCCGCTGTCCGTACGGCGGGAGGACGACCCCGTCGTCGAAGAGGCACGCCGGTGTGGCACTCGCGTCCATGGGATCTCAGCGAGCCACTTGCTCTCGAGGTCTGCTGCAGTGCGCAGGTCAGCTGACCGCCTGGGTGAGGTGGGTGAGGACGGTCTGCAGCAGCGGCGACTTCTGGGCGCCTTCGCGGACGGCGGCGAAGAGGTGGCGTTGGGGGTGAGGCGGCCGGGTGGGCCGGACGACGAGGGTGGGTGGGAGGTCGTGCTGGGCCAGGCGAGAGATGAGGGCGACGGCGTGGGAGCGGGCGACGAGCTGGGTGACGGCGTGCCAGTCGTCGACCCGGTGGGTGACGCGGGGAGTGAAGCCGGCGGCGGCGCACGCGGTCGAGGTGATCGCGGCGCAGCAACCGTCCGGCGTACCGGTGATCCAGAGATCGTCATCGAGAGCCCGGAGATCGATGGACGATTCGCCGGCCAGCGGGTGGTCGGCGGGCAGGGCGACGTCGAGGATGTCCGGCCCGAGATCCACCCGGTGATAGCGCGGATCGCGCGTCGCGGGCGAGCCGTCGAAGCTGACAGCCAACGCAAGATCGACGCGCCCCGCGTCCAGCAGATCGAAGAGATCCGGCGGATCGAGCTGACGCAACGACACCTGAAGATCCGGACAGTCGGCGCGCAGGGAAGTCAGCACAGCAGGCAACAGCCCAGCACAAGCCGTCGAGAACGCCCCGATCGTGAGCTCCCCGCGCAGCGTCTCGTCCCAGGTCTCCAGGTCGTGCCGAGCCTGCTCGAGCCGAGCGAACACGGCATCGGCATGGTTGAGCAAAGCAACCCCACGATCCGTGAGCACGATCCGCCGCCCGTCCCGCCGCGTGACCGCGAACCCGACGTCCTGCGCGAGCCCAGCGAGCTGCTGCGACACCGCGGACGGCGTCAGATGCAGCGCGTCGGCGGTCGCCGTCACCGTCCCACGCTCGCGGAACTCCCGCAGCACCCGCAACCGCCGCAGATCGTCGATGAAGTCCGCCCTTAACGGTTTCATTCGCCAAGAGTAGATGGACTGAAAGGTCGAACGCCCGGCAGACTCGATCCCGTGACCACTCCACCAGTACGCCTCGGCATCATCGGCCTCGGCGCGATGGGCGCCCGAGTCCTGCAGATCGCCTCCACCCACCCCGAGTACGACGTGGTCGCCGCCGCCGACCTCAACCCATCCACCGTCAGCCAGTACGCCGAGCACCACCCGTCGATCCGTTTCACCACCACCCCCACCGAGGTGATCGCAGCAGACGTCGACGCCGTCTACATCGCCACCCCACCCGCCACCCACGCGGACCTGACCGAAGCCGCCTTCACCGCCGGCCACGCGGTCTTCTGCGAGAAGCCCCTGTCCATCAGCCTGGCCGACGGCCGGCGCATGCTCGCCGCAGCCACAACCTCAGGCCGCGCAGCCGCGGTCAACTTCGCCCTGTCCGACCGCCGCGCCACGCTGTACCTGGAGGAGGTGCTGCGCTCCGGTCTCGAGCGATCGCTTCCCGGTCGCCTCGCCGCGGGCGCCGGGACCGGTGAGGGCGAGGCTCCGGCGGTTGGTCTCGGGGTCGGGGAGGGCGAGGCCCGGGCGGTTGGTCTCGGGGTCGGGGAGGGCGAGGCCCGAGCGGTTGGTCTCGGGGTCGGGGAGGGCGAGGCCCGAGCGGTTGGTCTCGGGGTCGGGGAGGGCGAGGCCCGGGCGATTGGTGTCGGGACCGGTGAGGGCGAGGCCCCGGCCGTCGGTCTCGGGGTCGGGGAGGTTCGGGCTGTAGAGATCCGGTTGGCGTTTCCGGTCTGGCCTCGGGCGTTTCAGGCGTCGGCTGGGTGGTTGGGGGAGCGGCCTCAGGGTGGGTTCGTCCGGGAGGTGTTCTCGCACTTCGCGTACCTGACCGATCGGCTGATCGGGCCGTTGGTGCCGGTGGACCTTCACCTCGAGCATCGCGGTCCGGGGAGCGAGGTCGCGGCGTTCGGGTTGTACCGGGCGGCTGACGTGCCGGTGCAGGTGAGCGGCGTGGTGGCCGGGCCGACGACGTACGAGTGGATCGTTCGCGGTTCGCAGCGGTCCTACCTGCTGCGCGACTGGCAACACCTGTTTGTTGCTGAGGGCAAGGACTGGGAGTCGGTAGAGCTGCCTGGCGAGCAAGGAGGCGAGGAGACGCGCTTGTCGCTCTTCGCCGAAGCGGTCCGCGGGAATCACCCGGCCAACCTGGCCGACTTCGCGACGGCGTACCGCGTGCAGCGGGCGGTCGAGGCCTGGCACACCGCATGAGAGCCGTCGAGGTCAGCCAGTACGGCGGCCCCGAGGTTCTGCAGGTGGTCGACAAGCCTGCGCCGACACTGCGGGAAGGTCAGGTCCGAGTCGCGGTCAAGGCGATCGGCGTCAACTACCTCGACATCCAGGAGCGCACCGGCGCCTACCCGCGCTCCCTCCCGTACGTCCCCGGCGACGAAGGCAGCGGCACGATCATCGAGGTCGGCCAGGGCGTCGATCGGTTGCCAGGCGAACGCGTCTGCTGGCAAGGCATCACCGGCTCGTACGCCGAGGAACTCGCGATCCCCGCCGACCGGCTGATCGCCGTACCGGACGGCATCTCGGACCACCTCGCCGCCGCCCTCCCGACTCAAGGGCTCACCGCGCACTACCTTGCCACCGACGCGTACCAGGTCGGTCCCGGCGACACCGTGGTGATCCTCGCCGGCGCTGGCGGAGTGGGCCTCCTCCTGACCCAGATCGCCAAGCTGCAGGGCGCCTGCGTGATCACCGCCGTATCGACCCCGGAGAAAGCAGAACTCTCCCGCACAGCCGGCGCCGACCGCGTCATCTCCTACGAGGAGCTCAAGGGCACGGCGGCGTCGGTGATCTACGACAGCGTCGGCGCCAGCACGTTCGAGGACTCGCTGGCGGCTCTCGAGCGGCGCGGGACGCTGGTGCTGTACGGGCAATCGAGCGGACCGGTGCCGGCCTTCGATCTGATGAGATTGCGGCACGGTTCCCTGACAGTGATCCGGCCGACCCTGCGCGACTACGTGGCCGGTGACGAGCTGCAGAGGCGGGCGGCTGATCTGTTCGCCTGG
The Kribbella italica DNA segment above includes these coding regions:
- a CDS encoding CDP-alcohol phosphatidyltransferase family protein; amino-acid sequence: MREPFVGSTRLRLAGLALHAYTASGTVLALLIVIAAIDGDAVRALWLMLAALVIDGTDGMLARRLRVKETIPWFDGAMLDNIVDYLTYAFAPIVLLWTGGYLPSGSWGAVLAALPLLASSYQFCRVDAKTDDHFFLGFPSYWNVVAFYVVILGLSPFATGVILVTCSILVFVPVKYVYPSRTKVFRSMNLLTTAIWLGSYAVLLAQMPDPNPAVVALSMAYLVYYGGLSLYLTFWAPRRKAA
- a CDS encoding AAA family ATPase, which codes for MLTTLAVESYRSLRRVVVPLGRVNVVTGANGSGKSSLYRALRLLADASRNGAVAALAREGGLQSTLWAGPDVLGKAVRRGEYPVQGTVGTGPVSLRMGFASEDYGYAVDFGMPTMGGPFGQDPEIKREALWAGPFFRPASLLVDRRNSAVRIRDEDGGWIDGGYQLQSFDSMLSEYADPHRAPELMAVRERIRSWRFYDHLRTDADAPARRSRIGTRTPVLDAEGADLAAALETINQIGARDALNQAIDQAFPGSSVAIGNRSGRFEIVFRQHGLLRPLAAAELSDGTLRYLLWVAALLTPRPPELLVLNEPETSLHPDLLPALANLVNTAAKETQVILVTHSRPFLAALQAGADETGQDLRTIELVKDFGQTAIAGQGLLDEPPWKWPTR
- a CDS encoding LysR substrate-binding domain-containing protein translates to MKPLRADFIDDLRRLRVLREFRERGTVTATADALHLTPSAVSQQLAGLAQDVGFAVTRRDGRRIVLTDRGVALLNHADAVFARLEQARHDLETWDETLRGELTIGAFSTACAGLLPAVLTSLRADCPDLQVSLRQLDPPDLFDLLDAGRVDLALAVSFDGSPATRDPRYHRVDLGPDILDVALPADHPLAGESSIDLRALDDDLWITGTPDGCCAAITSTACAAAGFTPRVTHRVDDWHAVTQLVARSHAVALISRLAQHDLPPTLVVRPTRPPHPQRHLFAAVREGAQKSPLLQTVLTHLTQAVS
- a CDS encoding Gfo/Idh/MocA family oxidoreductase, which codes for MTTPPVRLGIIGLGAMGARVLQIASTHPEYDVVAAADLNPSTVSQYAEHHPSIRFTTTPTEVIAADVDAVYIATPPATHADLTEAAFTAGHAVFCEKPLSISLADGRRMLAAATTSGRAAAVNFALSDRRATLYLEEVLRSGLERSLPGRLAAGAGTGEGEAPAVGLGVGEGEARAVGLGVGEGEARAVGLGVGEGEARAVGLGVGEGEARAIGVGTGEGEAPAVGLGVGEVRAVEIRLAFPVWPRAFQASAGWLGERPQGGFVREVFSHFAYLTDRLIGPLVPVDLHLEHRGPGSEVAAFGLYRAADVPVQVSGVVAGPTTYEWIVRGSQRSYLLRDWQHLFVAEGKDWESVELPGEQGGEETRLSLFAEAVRGNHPANLADFATAYRVQRAVEAWHTA
- a CDS encoding quinone oxidoreductase family protein; this encodes MRAVEVSQYGGPEVLQVVDKPAPTLREGQVRVAVKAIGVNYLDIQERTGAYPRSLPYVPGDEGSGTIIEVGQGVDRLPGERVCWQGITGSYAEELAIPADRLIAVPDGISDHLAAALPTQGLTAHYLATDAYQVGPGDTVVILAGAGGVGLLLTQIAKLQGACVITAVSTPEKAELSRTAGADRVISYEELKGTAASVIYDSVGASTFEDSLAALERRGTLVLYGQSSGPVPAFDLMRLRHGSLTVIRPTLRDYVAGDELQRRAADLFAWIGHGQVTPQLGAVYPLGDVAQAQADLEGRRTTGKLLLVP